GTAATGTGAAATCTGGTGTAAAAATCCTTGGTAACGGCCAGTTAGAGAAAAAACTTACTGTAAAAGCTAACAAATTCTCAGCTTCTGCTAAAGAAGCAATTGAATCTGCTGGCGGTACAGCTGAGGTGATCTAATGTTTAAAACAATCTCCAATTTTATGCGCGTGGGTGATATTAGAAGTAAGATCATATTCACCCTTTTAATGTTAGTAGTATTTCGTATTGGTACGTTCATACCTGTGCCTAATGTTAATGCTGATGTGTTAAAGGCCCAGGATGAACTTAACGTGTTCGGAATTCTAAATACATTCGGTGGTGGAGCATTATATAACTTCTCTATTTTAGCGATGGGAATAATGCCATACATTACAGCTTCAATCATCATTCAACTTTTACAGATGGATGTTGTTCCGAAGTTTACTGAATGGTCTAAACAAGGTGAAGTTGGGCGTCGTAAGTTAGCTCAATTTACAAGATACTTTACGATAATATTAGGTTTCATCCAAGCGTTAGGTATGTCTTACGGGTTTAACACCCAATCAGGAGGATTATTAATTAATAACCCTGGTATAGGAACATACTTGTTAATTGCGATTGTATTAACAGCAGGTACAGCATTCTTAATGTGGTTAGGAGAGCAAATCACTTCTAAAGGTGTAGGAAATGGTATTTCCATTATCATCTTTGCAGGGATTGTAGCAGGGATTCCCTCAACTGTTAACCAAATTTATGCACAACAATTCGAAGATGCCGGTGATCAACTTTTCATTAAAATTGTGACAGTTGTCATCTTAATTTTAGCAATATTAGCTGTTGTAGTAGGAACGATCTTTATTCAACAAGCACTTCGTAAAATACCAATTCAATATGCTAAGGGTGCTGGTAACAAAAACATGGGTGGTGGTCATTCGACACACCTACCGTTAAAAGTTAACCCAGCTGGTGTAATTCCTGTTATCTTCGCGGTATCATTTATTATTACACCTCCTACTATTGCATCTTTCTTTGGTCCTAACGATGTGACAGATTGGATATCGAAAACTTTTGATTACACACAGCCAATAGGTATGGTTATCTATGTTGCGTTAATCTTAGCATTTACGTACTTCTATACATTTGTTCAAGTTAATCCTGAACAAATGGCGGATAATTTGAAGAAACAAGGCGGTTATATCCCTGGTATTAGACCAGGTAAGAGCACGCAGGAATATGTTACAAAGGTATTATATCGTTTAACTTTTGTTGGTTCTCTTTTCTTAGCAGCTATAGCTGTTCTTCCTGTTTTCTTCATTAAATTTGCTGATCTTCCTCAATCTGCACAGATTGGTGGAACTAGTTTATTAATTGTTGTCGGTGTTGCACTGGAAACAATGAAACAACTTGAAAGTCAGCTAGTGAAACGTCATTATAAAGGCTTTATTAAATAATGAGGATATGGGAAATCCTTCCCATTCCCTCTAAATAGAGACTGAGGGGGGAATACAAATGAATCTAGTATTAATGGGTCTTCCTGGTGCTGGGAAAGGAACTCAAGCTGAACGTATTGTAGACAAATACGACATCCCTCATATCTCAACAGGAGATATGTTCAGAGCTGCTATGAAAGAAGAAACAGAACTTGGTCTACAAGCTAAGTCTTTCATTGATAAAGGAGAATTAGTTCCCGATGAAGTTACCATTGGTATTGTTCGTGAACGTTTAGGCAAGAATGATTGTCAAAAAGGTTTCCTTTTAGATGGCTTTCCAAGAACAGTAGCTCAAGCAGATGCGCTTGAAGGAATTCTAACAGACCTAAACAAACAGATTGATTATGTCATTAATATACAAGTTAATAAAGATATCCTAATGGAACGATTAACTGGTCGTCGTATCTGTAAACAATGTGGAGCAACTTACCACTTAGTATTTAATCCACCTGCTAACGAAGGTAAGTGTGATAAATGTGGTGGTGAGCTTTACCAACGCGCAGATGATAACGAAGAAACAGTAGCTAATCGTTTAGAAGTGAACCTTCAACAAACACAACCTCTATTAGACTTTTATAATGAAAAAGGTTATTTAAGAAATATAGATGGTGAACAGGATATCGATCTAGTATTTAACGACGTTGATCAACTGGTTGGAGGACTAGGTGCATGATCATTTGTAAGACTCAGCGTGAACTAGAAATTATGCGAGAAGCAGGACGAATTGTCGCTTTAACTCATCAAGAATTAATTAAACACATTAAACCTGGTGTAACGACGAAGGAACTGGATGTAATTGCCGAAAAATTTATTCGTGCACATGATGCAATTCCTTCATTTAAAGGGTATAATGGTTTCCGCGGAAGCATATGTGCTTCAGTAAATGAAGAGCTCGTTCACGGAATACCGGGTGATCGTGTATTAAATGACGGGGATATCATTAGTATCGATATTGGTGCGAAATATAATGGATATCATGGTGATTCAGCTTGGACCTATCCTGTTGGTAAGATTTCTGATGAAGCTCAAAGATTATTAGATGTTACTGAAGAATCTTTATTCAGGGGTCTTAAAGAAGCAAAGCCAGGCGATCGATTATCTAACATTTCTCATGCTATCCAAACATATGTTGAAGAGCATGGCTTCTCAGTTGTGAGAGAGTATGTTGGTCACGGTGTCGGGCAGGAGCTTCATGAAGATCCTCAGATCCCTCATTATGGTCCACCAAATAAAGGTCCTAGGCTAAAGCCGGGAATGGTACTAGCGATAGAACCGATGGTTAATGCAGGTACCCGTTATGTAAGAACCTTGGAAGATGATTGGACTGTTGTAACAGTTGATGGAAAATACTGTGCTCATTTTGAACACACTATTGCTATTACTGAAGATGGTTTTGAGATTCTGACTAAGGCATAATCGATAGGTGACATTGCTTAAAATGATCCGATTATCGTTACCACGTGTATTTAGTTGACTAAGCAAATTGTTTGATCAACTATAAAATATGCGCCAAGATAAGAGGGATATCGTTTTAGCTGACGGAGAAAGCGAGAGTTTTTCTTCATCACCAAGAATGATCTATTAGCGTATCTCCAGAAGTTCAGAACAGTATATTAGAAGCAGGTCGTGTGACAATTAGGTTAAATAATCCTGAGTTTGTCGATGAGCAAGTTACTGATTTGAAGAAGGGAGAACAGTTCAATGGCGAAAGACGATGTAATTGAAGTAGAAGGAACTGTTGTTGAAACATTACCAAACGCAATGTTTAAGGTAGAACTTGAGAACGGTCATACGGTATTAGCGCATGTATCCGGAAAGATTCGCATGCATTTCATTCGTATTTTACCTGGAGACAAAGTTACGGTAGAATTATCTCCATATGATTTAACTCGTGGTAGAATTACGTACCGTTTTAAATAATTTAGCACTCCGTACTACTAAGGAGGTATTAAAATCATGAAGGTCAGACCATCTGTTAAACCGATCTGTGAAAAATGTAAAGTTATCCGCAGAAAAGGCAAAGTCATGGTTATATGTGAGAATCCTAAACATAAGCAAAAACAAGGTTAATATATAAGGAGGTGCAAGCATAATGGCTCGTATTGCAGGTGTTGATATTCCTCGCGACAAACGTGTTGTTATTTCATTAACGTATATTTTCGGGATCGGACGTTCTACTGCTGAAAAAGTTCTAGCTGAAGCTGGAGTTTCTGAAGATACTCGTGTACGTGATTTAACTGAAGAAGAGTTAGGGAAAATTCGTGATGTAATCGATAAGCTTAAAGTTGAGGGTGACCTTCGTCGTGAAATCTCTCTTAACATTAAACGTCTAATCGAAATCGGTTCATTCCGTGGTATCCGTCACCGTCGTGGCTTACCAGTTCGCGGACAAAACACGAAAAACAATGCTCGTACACGTAAGGGACCACGTCGTACAGTAGCAAACAAGAAAAAATAAGGTAAAAGGAGGTTAACCAATAATGGCACGTAAAACGAACACTCGTAAACGTCGTGTGAAAAAGAATATTGAAAGTGGTATTGCTCATATCCGTTCAACATTCAATAACACGATCGTTACTATTACTGATACTCATGGTAATGCAATTTCATGGTCAAGTGCTGGTGCGTTAGGTTTTAGAGGTTCTCGTAAATCCACTCCTTTCGCTGCACAAATGGCTGCAGAAACAGCTGCAAAAGCATCTATGGATCACGGTTTAAAAACTCTAGAAGTTACTGTTAAAGGACCAGGTGCAGGACGTGAAGCTGCAATCCGTTCTCTTCAAGCTGCAGGTCTAGAAGTAACTGCTATCAGAGATGTTACTCCAGTACCACATAATGGATGCCGTCCACCAAAACGTCGTCGTGTGTAAATTTTCTGTATAGATTTTGTATCCCTGTCAATAATGGGTTATGATACAGTATATAAGTTCTAGCAGAAACATTCTGTTGTTGTGCACATTCGGGAACTTTTGAATGGGGAATTTCGGTTAGACATGAATCTATAGAGTCTAGCCGGGGTTTCGACGTTTTGAAGGAGGGTTTATAGATGATAGAAATTGAAAAACCAAAAATCGAAACGGTTGAAATCAGCGATGATGCCAAATATGGTAAATTCGTCGTCGAGCCACTTGAGCGTGGATATGGTACAACTTTGGGTAACTCCTTACGTCGTATTCTTTTATCCTCACTCCCTGGTGCCGCTGTAACATCGATCCAAATAGATGGCGTACTTCATGAGTTTTCAACGATCGAAGGTGTTGTTGAAGATGTTACTTCGATTATCTTAAACATTAAAAAGCTTGCTCTTAAAATCTATTCAGATGAAGAAAAGACGCTAGAAATTGATGTTCAAGGCGAAGGTAGTGTAACTGCATCCGATATTACTCATGATAGTGATGTAGAGATTTTAAATCCAGATCTTCATATTGCAACTCTAGCTTCAGATGCTAGCTTTAGAATGAGGCTAACAGCTAAGCGCGGACGTGGTTATACACCAGCTGATTCTAACAAACGTGAAGACCAGCCGATAGGCGTAATTCCTATTGACTCAATCTTTACACCAGTAGCTCGTGTTTCCTACCAAGTAGAAAAAACACGTGTAGGTCAAGTTGCTAACTATGATAAGTTAACGTTAGACGTTTGGACAGATGGAAGTACAGGGCCGAAAGAAGCAATTGCTTTAGGTTCTAAGATCCTAACAGAACACCTTAATATCTTCGTAGGCTTTACTGATGAAGCTCAAAACGCTGAGATTATGGTTGAAAAAGAAGAGGATCAAAAAGAAAAAGTTCTTGAGATGACGATTGAAGAATTAGATCTATCTGTACGTTCTTACAACTGTTTAAAACGTGCTGGAATTAATACAGTGCAAGAGTTAGCTCATAAAACAGAAGAAGATATGATGAAGGTTCGAAATCTAGGTCGTAAATCTCTTGAAGAAGTTAAGGCAAAATTAGAAGAACTAGGTTTAGGTCTTCGAAAAGACGACTGATGACTAGTTTGTAAAAACTAGCATTTTCGTATGCTA
This Metabacillus endolithicus DNA region includes the following protein-coding sequences:
- the rpsM gene encoding 30S ribosomal protein S13 codes for the protein MARIAGVDIPRDKRVVISLTYIFGIGRSTAEKVLAEAGVSEDTRVRDLTEEELGKIRDVIDKLKVEGDLRREISLNIKRLIEIGSFRGIRHRRGLPVRGQNTKNNARTRKGPRRTVANKKK
- the map gene encoding type I methionyl aminopeptidase, which translates into the protein MIICKTQRELEIMREAGRIVALTHQELIKHIKPGVTTKELDVIAEKFIRAHDAIPSFKGYNGFRGSICASVNEELVHGIPGDRVLNDGDIISIDIGAKYNGYHGDSAWTYPVGKISDEAQRLLDVTEESLFRGLKEAKPGDRLSNISHAIQTYVEEHGFSVVREYVGHGVGQELHEDPQIPHYGPPNKGPRLKPGMVLAIEPMVNAGTRYVRTLEDDWTVVTVDGKYCAHFEHTIAITEDGFEILTKA
- the secY gene encoding preprotein translocase subunit SecY; its protein translation is MFKTISNFMRVGDIRSKIIFTLLMLVVFRIGTFIPVPNVNADVLKAQDELNVFGILNTFGGGALYNFSILAMGIMPYITASIIIQLLQMDVVPKFTEWSKQGEVGRRKLAQFTRYFTIILGFIQALGMSYGFNTQSGGLLINNPGIGTYLLIAIVLTAGTAFLMWLGEQITSKGVGNGISIIIFAGIVAGIPSTVNQIYAQQFEDAGDQLFIKIVTVVILILAILAVVVGTIFIQQALRKIPIQYAKGAGNKNMGGGHSTHLPLKVNPAGVIPVIFAVSFIITPPTIASFFGPNDVTDWISKTFDYTQPIGMVIYVALILAFTYFYTFVQVNPEQMADNLKKQGGYIPGIRPGKSTQEYVTKVLYRLTFVGSLFLAAIAVLPVFFIKFADLPQSAQIGGTSLLIVVGVALETMKQLESQLVKRHYKGFIK
- the rpsK gene encoding 30S ribosomal protein S11: MARKTNTRKRRVKKNIESGIAHIRSTFNNTIVTITDTHGNAISWSSAGALGFRGSRKSTPFAAQMAAETAAKASMDHGLKTLEVTVKGPGAGREAAIRSLQAAGLEVTAIRDVTPVPHNGCRPPKRRRV
- the infA gene encoding translation initiation factor IF-1, whose product is MAKDDVIEVEGTVVETLPNAMFKVELENGHTVLAHVSGKIRMHFIRILPGDKVTVELSPYDLTRGRITYRFK
- a CDS encoding adenylate kinase — protein: MNLVLMGLPGAGKGTQAERIVDKYDIPHISTGDMFRAAMKEETELGLQAKSFIDKGELVPDEVTIGIVRERLGKNDCQKGFLLDGFPRTVAQADALEGILTDLNKQIDYVINIQVNKDILMERLTGRRICKQCGATYHLVFNPPANEGKCDKCGGELYQRADDNEETVANRLEVNLQQTQPLLDFYNEKGYLRNIDGEQDIDLVFNDVDQLVGGLGA
- a CDS encoding DNA-directed RNA polymerase subunit alpha — its product is MIEIEKPKIETVEISDDAKYGKFVVEPLERGYGTTLGNSLRRILLSSLPGAAVTSIQIDGVLHEFSTIEGVVEDVTSIILNIKKLALKIYSDEEKTLEIDVQGEGSVTASDITHDSDVEILNPDLHIATLASDASFRMRLTAKRGRGYTPADSNKREDQPIGVIPIDSIFTPVARVSYQVEKTRVGQVANYDKLTLDVWTDGSTGPKEAIALGSKILTEHLNIFVGFTDEAQNAEIMVEKEEDQKEKVLEMTIEELDLSVRSYNCLKRAGINTVQELAHKTEEDMMKVRNLGRKSLEEVKAKLEELGLGLRKDD
- the rpmJ gene encoding 50S ribosomal protein L36, which gives rise to MKVRPSVKPICEKCKVIRRKGKVMVICENPKHKQKQG